The following coding sequences lie in one Lolium perenne isolate Kyuss_39 chromosome 2, Kyuss_2.0, whole genome shotgun sequence genomic window:
- the LOC127333230 gene encoding cysteine-rich receptor-like protein kinase 6 produces MASHHLVPAAALLLAFILTPPSAGQQPIGQFCGSSANFTANSTYQANIRLLNATLPKNASSSPNLFATGTVGTLPDIVYALALCRGDTSAANCTQCVTTAFQDAQQRCPYNRDATVFYDPCALRFSNQNFLSSTDNDGRVLALVNTQNVSAPAKVFDAAVGALINATAVYAAVNSSTRFGTGEKGLGNFDKTNPKIYGLAQCTPDMAPADCRTCLQGIIAMTAKGFSGKKGGQVRGLRCSYRYEQYQFFNGPSLLQLPEPSPALAPSPSPAPANMTPLPSRGGSKSNGAARILAITLPIVAAILASIAICLCLRRKKSKSVRKPSVSYPTNPEDVESIESLILDLSTLRAATNNFDESNKLGEGGFGIVYKGILPGDEEIAVKRLSQSSRQGIEELKNELVLVAKLQHKNLVRLVGVCLEEHEKLLVYEYMPNKSLDTILFDPDRSSQLDWGSRFRIVNGIARGLQYLHEDSQLKIIHRDLKASNVLLDSEFIPKISDFGLARLFDSDQSKDVTNRVVGTYGYMSPEYAMRGAYSIKSDVFSFGVLILEIVTGRRNSISYDSEQSVDLLSLVWEHWTMGTIVEIMDSSMTSHSPGDQMLKCIHIGLLCVQENPADRPLMSVVTVLLSSSTVSLQAPSRPAFCIEKSGANDSDNHTEPYRGNSESTSRLPMSPNEVSITELEPR; encoded by the exons ATGGCCTCGCACCACCTCGTCCCCGCCGCGGCCCTCCTCCTCGCCTTCATCCTCACGCCTCCATCAGCTGGCCAGCAGCCTATCGGCCAGTTCTGCGGCAGCAGTGCCAACTTCACCGCCAACAGCACCTACCAGGCCAACATCCGGCTCCTCAACGCCACTCTCCCCAAGAACGCCTCCTCCTCACCCAATCTATTCGCCACCGGCACCGTCGGCACCCTTCCGGACATCGTCTACGCGCTCGCTCTCTGTCGCGGCGACACGAGCGCCGCCAACTGCACCCAATGCGTCACCACCGCCTTCCAGGACGCGCAGCAGCGCTGCCCGTACAACAGGGATGCTACCGTCTTCTACGACCCCTGCGCGCTCCGCTTCTCCAACCAGAACTTCCTATCCTCCACCGACAACGACGGCAGAGTCCTCGCCTTAGTGAACACTCAGAACGTGTCGGCGCCGGCCAAGGTGTTCGACGCCGCGGTGGGCGCCCTCATAAACGCCACCGCCGTTTACGCGGCCGTGAACTCATCCACGCGGTTCGGCACAGGGGAGAAGGGCTTGGGAAATTTCGACAAGACAAACCCAAAGATCTACGGGCTCGCGCAGTGCACGCCGGACATGGCCCCTGCCGATTGCCGGACCTGCCTCCAAGGTATCATCGCGATGACGGCAAAGGGTTTCAGCGGCAAGAAGGGTGGCCAGGTCCGAGGATTGCGGTGCAGTTACAGGTATGAGCAGTATCAGTTCTTCAACGGGCCTTCGCTGCTGCAGCTCCCGGAGCCATCCCCAGCTTTAGCACCATCACCGTCCCCAGCGCCAGCGAACATGACGCCACTGCCATCCAGAGGAG GAAGCAAAAGCAATGGAGCTGCTAGAATTTTAGCCATTACACTGCCGATAGTCGCTGCAATACTGGCTTCTATTGCCATTTGCCTTTGTCTGCGGAGGAAAAAGAGCAAATCGGTACGAAAGCCATCAGTATCAT ATCCAACCAATCCGGAGGACGTAGAGAGTATTGAATCACTCATTCTAGATCTATCAACTCTGAGAGCCGCAACAAATAACTTCGATGAAAGCAATAAACTCGGTGAAGGAGGGTTTGGTATTGTTTATAAG GGAATCCTTCCTGGCGATGAAGAAATAGCAGTTAAAAGGCTAtcacaaagttctcgacaagggaTAGAGGAGCTGAAAAATGAGCTTGTTTTGGTTGCTAAGCTTCAACACAAGAATTTAGTGCGACTTGTCGGTGTTTGCTTGGAAGAACATGAAAAATTACTTGTGTATGAGTACATGCCCAACAAAAGCCTCGACACCATTCTTTTTG ATCCTGATAGGAGCAGTCAGCTAGACTGGGGAAGTAGATTTAGGATAGTCAACGGGATTGCTCGGGGATTACAATATCTCCATGAAGATTCTCAGCTGAAGATAATTCACCGGGACCTCAAAGCGAGCAATGTTCTGTTGGATTCTGAATTTATTCCTAAGATTTCAGATTTTGGCTTAGCAAGGCTCTTTGACAGTGATCAATCAAAAGATGTCACCAACCGTGTCGTCGGAACCTA TGGATACATGTCCCCAGAGTACGCTATGCGTGGGGCTTATTCTATTAAGTCCGATGTGTTCAGCTTCGGCGTTTTGATTTTAGAAATCGTTACAGGAAGAAGAAACAGTATCTCATATGACTCCGAGCAGTCTGTAGATCTCTTAAGTTTG GTATGGGAGCACTGGACAATGGGAACAATTGTAGAGATCATGGATTCGTCCATGACCAGCCATTCTCCTGGAGACCAGATGCTGAAGTGCATTCACATCGGGCTTCTATGTGTTCAAGAAAACCCAGCAGATAGACCGCTGATGTCGGTCGTGACTGTCCTGCTTAGCAGCAGCACTGTGTCTCTCCAAGCTCCATCTAGGCCAGCTTTCTGCATCGAAAAAAGTGGCGCTAACGACTCAGACAATCATACGGAGCCATACCGAGGAAATTCAGAGTCGACAAGCCGGTTGCCTATGTCACCGAACGAAGTTTCGATCACTGAACTTGAGCCGAGATAA